In Mustela lutreola isolate mMusLut2 chromosome 4, mMusLut2.pri, whole genome shotgun sequence, the genomic stretch GAGAAGAATTGTGGATTTTATTTATCACAAAGGGGCATGAATTTTAACAGACTGAAACTTACTTTGAACTTGTAACCAGGGGTTAGGCCCAAGGAAACCTGGCTCCAGGAGTCCCAAACAGACCAGGTTCAGCCACTCACCACTGACAAAAATCCAAAAGCAGAGAAAGGGGTGGTGGTGAaataagaaaggaatttatttcagtgaggccaaCATGGGGAAGACGGGGGACTGAGTTCTCAAAATACTGTCTCCAAAGTGCAGAAAATACTTTGGAGACGAAACTGGATGGGTACATGCAAGTGGGTGGTAAAGGTCAGATCCACCATTGTCTTGGCATCAGTCCTGCTGGCCCCTTACTGCTTGAGGGGCTTGTTTGCCTCCCTTTATGGGATGCTTTGCCCTCAGTTTCTTTGGCCTGCGTTTTagagataagctggaaagaagaattTAATCAATTAGAAAGTACAGACTGAGGTTTAATGGGAGGTAATTGAAGGCTTCGAACTTGCCTGGTGATACATATAATAAGTAATCATAATTTGCCTAAACCAACTTTAGCTTTAGCACTAATTGGTTTAAAGATagaatatgtttttgttttatgtttttgtcttATTCTAAGAAAAGCGAAGCCCACTTTATTTTCAGAGAGCCCTAAAAAAGTATAGACttgtaaaattttaatgtttgaaaGCCTATTCTCATCACAAGTCTgatatatcatttataatattttattagaaaaacacTTTGGAGGTGGGTGCCTGAgtgcttcagtgggttaagcctctgccttcagctcaggttatgatctcagggtcttgggatccagtcccttattgggctctctactcagctgggggcctgcttcccctaaccccctgcttgcctctctgcctacttgtgatctctcttttgctgtcaaataaataaataaaatcttaaaaaaaaagaaaagaaaaaaaaagaaaagaaaaacactttggaCTTTTGGATCCCTTGTTTCAGATATTACTTTGATTAAATATAATTCTAATCAGAAAGTAATTTGAATATTCCTGTGAAGTTTGCTCTATATTAATTAGGTTGTTATAAaatctcatattttaaaatctcataaaATTAGGTTGTTATAAAAATCTCATAATGTTCTTGAGTAtacttttttcctgaaatttactgtaagattcttctttttctttagacaTGGGAAAGTCTTTTTCACATTTGCCTTTGCATTCAAATAAAGAAGATGCTTATGATGGAGTCACATCAACTGAAAACATGAGGAATGGACTGCTTAATAATGAAGTCCATAATGAAGATGGAAGAGGTGGAGATGTCTCTCAGTTTCCGTATGTGGAATTTACAGGAAGAGATAGTGTCACTTGTCCCACTTGTCAAGGAACAGGAAGAATTCCTAGGGGTATGTGTTACtgtgttgttttccttttaaagagtAATTCCAGGCATTCACACAAATAATATAAAACCCATAGATCTAAGCACAACCCTCTGTGTTTCCGAAGTCTTTTAGAATTGAAGTGAAAACTGTATATTAGTTATCTTCAGTTAAAGAGATACAAAGAAGTAAAtctaaacatttagaaaaaaagaccAGAAACATCTTAAGGTTCCTAAAGCAGTAATGAAAACCACCAGTCTACCTCTagtactttttcctttcccaccTGCAATAGCAGATATGCAATATGTCTTGACTGAAATTTTTTAGACCTATTGGGAATCAGTAGAGGTGGTAATCATATGTTGGGTTTTGGGAACAATTTCAGTAATTTGGTGAcctaatatttttaattcattatctAAAGAATAGTAAGAAGCTAGTCATGGCccagttagttagttagttattctTAGGAGGGGGGAAAATCAGTTTGTGGCATATCATAGGGAAATTCAGAAGGGAATAATCTTCATGTGCAGTTTGTAGGCTAGACAGACTTCAGTAGAAGTGGAAAcaatagaaataatacaaatacattGTGTTATTGTGTTATTCTTATTTACCGGTTGAAGTTGATAGGTATTTCTGCAGAAAGTGGAAGGACAAAGTGACAAGGGAAGACAGATCAGTTTATaccagtttctttaaaaaaatgccttagGTTAGGGAAGTTTATGAGTTGGGCTTTGAATGTGATGGTATTATCTTTTCAGAgaatgaaaggatttttttagGCAAAAAGATTAGTGCCTCTGgctcagaggagggaaaaaaggactaTTTTAGCAATCTGGATATATTTTTAAGGTACAGCCTATAGGCTTTTTTTAGCAGCCTGGAAATGGATTGTGGTTAGTAGGAAATCAGGATGACCCTGGAAGTATTTTTGTCTGAACAGCTGGAAGAATGGAGTAGCTATTTATTAGGATGGAGAACAGGTTTGTGTGTGTCTTCTGGTGAGAGATCAAGAACTCTGTTTTAGAGATAAAAGTTTTGGGATGCGTATTTGGCATCTAGGTGGATATGTTTAATAAGTAGTTACAGTAAGTGTCTGGAATTCAGGTGCAAGCCCTCAGCTGGAGTCATCCGAATACAGGTGGTTACTTGAAGCTGAGTTGGATGAGAGCACCAAGCTTATCAgtgtgaatagaaaaaaaaaaaaaagataccctaGTGCCAAACCTGGGGGCACTGGGACATTTCAAAGTCAGTGATTTGAGAAAGACTTAGCAAAGACAATGAAAAACAGCTATAGTAGAAGGAGGAAATTTTGGTCTCTGGTGTCCTGGAAATGAATGTAGAAAGTGCACCTAGTAGGAGAGAGTAAGGTCCTGTTGGATGCTACCAACAGATCAGGTAATGTAAGGACTGAGAACTGACCATTGGATTTGGTGATGTACATGGAGACCAATGGAGACTTTTAAAAGAACAGCGTGGTGAGTTGCATAAGCATGTATAGCATGTACAGAGTGGGATCAAGAGAGTATAGGAGGAGTTAAGTTACATAGTGAGAAAATAGGTATTTTGAGGAGTTTTACTGTATatataaggaagaagaaagacgGTAGCTGGAGGGCACTGTGAGGTcaggaaagggattttttttttttaagatagagtGAATAAATGTATGCTGATGAAAATAATccatagagaaaaaaaacaatgtagGAGATGGGGGAATTATTAGATGTAGTTCACAAGTGTAGGGGGCTGCTCTCATAGGGGAGCATCTGCAGTTTAGGCTTTGTAGTAGGGAAGTAGAGTATATGGACACAGAAACAGGTAAGGTGAGTGGATGTGGTAGTGGGAGCTTGTGGAAGTTTTTTCCTGTTTGCCCCATCATGAGCTAAGAGTGAGGATAGAGAAGAAGGTATTGGAGATTTGAAGCGAGAGTTGAAGTTATAAAGTTGTGGTTTTGGAGAGTCAGATTGAGAGTGTGAACTAGGAAAATTGTATGATGGTTGACATCTTGAAAGGCCACTTGAGATTAGTGATTGAAACGAGGCCAGTGAGCATAGTTGCATGTTTTTATGTATCCACATTTAGCTGTATCAGCATGGTAACTAAAAGGTTGCTTTTAATAAGCAGGATTATAGTTTAGTCAAATGAATACCGTCAAATAAGACAGGATACATGTacatacagagagagacatacatacataacatatatttACTTGTGGGCGTGGGGAGGTAGTGTAAATGAGTGGAGACTTGTAGAAGGGGCAGGGAGGAATAATGGAAACATTATAGGAAGCTTTAAAAGAGAATTTGACTGTAGCGCTTTAAGAGTTAATACAAAAAGTCAAGTTCTGATAAGATTGCAGAATTGGTTTATTAAAGATCTATGTATCCATTAAAGTATATGGATATAGCCTAACCCAAGATGTGTGACCTGAGTTGTGGAAGCCTCATTTTGTATGGGCTTTTGAAGCATGAGACGTGTTATGTATTGATTTTGGTTTTCAAGGAGTATAGGGCAAAGGATTTCAGGACACAGAGGTAGCAGATAGTTCTTTTGCTCTTACCCAGGTAACCAAATCAGAATCTAAGCAGGAAATAGAAGTGGAAGAAGTTTTGGTACATTCAGATCTCCTGAAAGCTGAGCCTCTTGAGATCTTTTTCAGTAAAGTCATtactctttctcattctttgtattatttgtattcatAAATAGATATCAAGctatgaaaaatacattatttgttttggAATTTAGTGTCTATtagataatttttgaaaattttgagcAGTTTATCAGAGAGATGAGAGCTAGATGGTATTCTGGTCCTTCTAAACCAGACTTGGATAGAAAGCCACTAGATTTTAATTAATCAtattaataaatttctaaacctatttTTACTTTTAGGGCAAGAAAACCAGCTGGTGGCACTGATTCCATATAGCGATCAGAGATTAAGGCCAAGAAGGACGTAAGTGATGATAAGAAAATAGCAAATTTGGGGggtatttttctgcttttcaaattACATATAATCACTCTAGGTtaactattaaaatgaaaaacgtTATCAGGTTCTTAAATTATGCCATCGATGCTTCACgtcatttaaaagaagaaggatTTCTGATTGGGATAAGGCCTTCAAAGTGGCATAGTGTCTCAATCTTCTCAAATCTATTTACTAAAACAGACAAACCTAGAAAAGCAGTaggaaacaaacatttttattaaaaatgggtGTTAAGGTTCTCCTACTCACCCCAGATTAAAAATGGAGCAAGGATCAAAACATGTTAGCAGCTGTGTGGAATTTGtgaagggaaacaaaaagaacTGCTAAAGGTCCTCAGAGTTCTGAGACAAAGCAAATGTTCTGATATGCAAGTCCCAAAAGCAAAAGATCCCACTCAGAACACTTCCAGCAGATACTTCTGGATAACCTGGAAAATGGGAGGACTCTTGGTGTGCTGCACCTTGGAGAAAGTGCACAAAAGGTCAGAGAGAGATCCACTAAGGGCCCTTATGATCAGAAGGAACTAGACCATCTTGATCCTCAAAGACCTTAAGAAAACTCACCAAAAGCTATTGTAGTAGGACAGACATGTCCTAAGGAAAAGCCTGTGAGGGACTGAATCCATTTTGTACAGGGAAAGAATAGGGAAAACGgaagaaaagtttcaaaaactggagaaagaatctcagaactatagaagtatatatacatataggccatcttacaaaaaaaaaagaaaagaaaagaaagaaaacagttaattttgtattttaatagaaGATGGAGTTTTGAGCAGTGAAGCTAGGAAGGCCACCCTGGCTCATTCTCATCGCCTAAAATGGAAGCTTCtattaaaagtacaaaaacatttcatttaaagATGAGCAACAAACAAGTATTGCAGTGAAGCATCATACAAAGATAGTGTTAAAGTGAAAATGCTAATAGATCATAGAAGCATATcagaaaaacatgaaaactaaCAATATTATAAATGTTCTTAAAGAAATTCGAACTGTAGAAGCTATGAAATGCAGGAGTCAGAAATTGAAAAGCTCAGAAATGAGATGACTAAATAACATGAGGACGTGAACCTCTGAAAGAATTAGgaaatattaatttcagaaaTGGAGACAAGACCGGAAGAACAATTGGAAATAGATACCATGAAAAGTATAGCAAAGGGAAGAGAAGttacaaaggaggaaatgaaaacacacacacaaattaatgaAAAGTAAGGTAACCATAAGCAAAGATTGAACACTCATATAATTGAAGCTCctgaagaaaaatcaaaggaatCAAACTGAACAAATACTAAACATTCAGTTCAAGAACACttcctggggatgcctgggttgctcagttgattCAACATCTGCctgggtcttgattccagggtgctggggtggagtcccacatgaggctccttgctcagcaggaagcctgcttctccttctgcctgccactccccaggcttatgctctctttctctaacaaattaaaaaaaaaaaaaacaaaaaccacttccTCAAGTGAAACAAGACATAGACCTACATATTGAAAAGACATGCCATGATCTTCAAAACATTATATCCGGACTTcaaatgtaaaaagcaaaacaaaacaaaacaaaacagaaaaacccttTGAAAGACCCCAGACAGAAGGATCAATTAATTTATAAGGGATAGAAAATCAGATTGGCCTGCTTCTTACCCACAGTACTCCAAATAAGTAACCAGTAGAGCAGCctatttaaatattcattgaaaaaaaaataaacaagattttaaaaaggttGTTCTGACcctttattataaaacatatagTAGATGGTTATGAATGTTCAAGAAATTAGGCTTAAGTCCTCTATAATCTCTGGATGGAAAAACTTTACGTAGGATTCAGAATCCAGTGAGACAGAAAAGATTAATTTGAAAAAACCTAGATTAACttttacaagatgaaaacaaaaccttaaatgaAGCCAGAATACAAATGGCAAACTGGGAAGTGATGTCTGCACCTTACCACAGATACCATGAACGAGTAGtccagaaaagagaaatagagttCCTTTAAACATGTGAGAAGATGTTCAATCTTGCtcataagagaaaaacagattaaaacaATAGTGAAATACCATTTCTTATCTGTCAGATTAGGCAGAACTCCAAATTTTGACAGTGAATTGTTTGGCATACTCATAACTTGTTAGTGAAGAGGAATTTGTTGTTATCTAGGAAAATTACATACGCATTTACCTTTTGGCTCAGGAATTctcctttgaaaatttttttctaaggaTAATTGTCAAATATAGTAAGCGGCTTTTATGTAAGTTACTCACTGTGCCAGTGTCTGTAATTGCAGAGGACTAGAAATAATGTAAATAGCCAGTGATAAGGTTCTGGTAGAATAAGTTATGCTAAGTCTATATGTGATAAAATGAAATGAGGAAGAACTCTGTATTTTACTAGAGTTGATATCCAGAGTACATTTTTATCTGAAAACACACGTGCatacagagaaggagggagaaacagtGGATTGATAAACCAAAGACTAATAAAATGATTACTCTCAGAGTTTGGGAGGGAACTTGGAAGAGGGAATAGTAAGCAAGTGAGATGatcatgtgtatgtatatgtatttatatttgggGTTTAGAAgtacgtttttaaaaaatagaacttaaaagataaaatccgaagtaaaaaaaaaaaaaattcctaaaatttgAAACAAACTGAAACAAATGATTCTAATGATTCTGACTATATCTAGTTGGTGGCATAAGTACAGGTGAAAGAATAACTTTAAgtgacttgaaaatattttcattttgactGTCAGTGTCTAGTAAGATGTGTTCTAAATGACAAAGATGACAACAAAAGTTTGAACTGCACTCAAAAGCTGCATTGTTAGGAGTAATGTTAGTATAATTTTGAAACTTACACGTAAAGCCAGGTAAGTAAGTGTTTACTAATGCCATTAGGGATAAGATCCTTAGCATAAAAACTAAGGGGTAAAAgtacaaaatcaaataaatttgatttttctcttccaagCAAGATGGGATCATCACAGGGACTAGATACATTCTTCCATCTAAAACAGCTAAAAAACTGGACagataaagtgaaataatatttcTAGATAGTGGACATCAGGCAGTACAAGGACAGTGgtaacagagaaagggaaaacaaatgagGTAAGCCCTGGGATTATACCACCTTACTGTCTAGGAAAAGATACCAGAGCGCAGCACAATGGAAAGAATCCAGGCAGAGCTTAGCATTCCCCCTAAACTGAGGAGATGCATGGTATTGGTGATCTAGGAGTCCAAGACTGGAGTTAGTAGGTCAGAGTAGGGTGGAGAGCTACACTGGGTAGGTGTAGGAGGGTAGAGAGCTATACTGGGTACTCCTTGAGTGTTTCACTGAGTACTGATCAGTGTATAATATGTGAGGAAAGTACTGGAGGCTGAAGAAAGAACCACACAAAACAGAGCAAAGGGGACAGTTCTCAGAGCCCACATGAGGCCAGGGATAGTTTCCACCAGTCTTTGTGGAAAATCTCATAATTCATAGGGAATTGTGTGGAGTACTCAAATTATTTCCACAgacctagaaagaaagaaagaaaggtgctGTGGGCTTTGAACTGAGAGTTACTTGGTGGAGAAACAaggaaaatttgtattttgaaaccCTAGTTTTGAGGGTAAACTTGAAGATAGAGGCAATTTTTGTCTCTGGAGATTGGAAAtaaagagggagagatagaagaaCTACATTTCAAGGGCAGTTAGAAGAGTAGAAAAGCatggaaagtttattttttcttttcttatatctaCATACTATTATCCCCTTTTCTGATTTTCAAGAAACAGTTTAACGACATCATCAAAGCAGAGTTGATTAatgtaaacaatatttttaaatctgagtACATAAATACTTTGGGATGAGACTCAAAGTCTTAGTGAGACTTCATGAGATTGATGAGGCATGTGGTTATGTCATTATGTTTTTAAGGGCTTCACGGGTTCTGATGAGCAGTCACTTCAGGGAATTATATAATGGCAAAACCCACATGTGAAAATTCTGCTTTAGTGAATTTAGAAGGGAGTCTTGAAAtccatatttttataaagttcccCAGCTTTTCCCCCAGTTCCACTGTGCAGCCTGGTTTAGGAAACACAGTAAATGTTGTATGTGCAGTAACCCTGAAATCCCTGTCTCCAAAAAGGAACATACATCTTTTAAGGAGAACATTTCAACACGTAATAGACCAGATCCAACCCAACTAAATACTTTTATAATGTAAAAGGTTGGTAAAATTATACATCTTTTCCTGCTAGTGTAACAGGAAAAATTGACGTTGAACATACCTTCTCTGAATGTTTCATTATGTAATTTTTGATGCATATGTATTTcaatactcatttttcttttcagaaagctGTATGTGATGGCTTCTGTGTTTGTCTGTCTGCTCCTTTCTGGATTGgctgtgtttttccttttccctcgCTCTATTGACGTGAAATACATTGGCGTAAAATCAGCATACGTCAGTTATGATGTTCAAAAGCGTACAGTATATTTAAATATCACGGTAAGTacaaattcacattaaaaatatttgactgCATTCCTTTATGATATACACCTTTGTCCCTTTAGAGAATATTAAATGTGACACTGGTCAGTTTGCTTTCTGTATGTCTGCTTTTGATCCTCTATCATTTCTGGTTCTGCTGAAAATGGCAAATAATAATTACTGGCAATTGTATATACAGAATTATTTAGCATTTGGAGTTGCCTTTAAGATGGTAAAACAAACAGTTgctgacaaaaaaaaagaaaaacatttacaaTCTGTTTACTTTTCAACATTTGACTCCAACTAATTCCtagcaaaatgttaaaatagttGATTCTATAAAtgtgacaaatgtaccattttcttttccttatatttgGTGAAATAcagtttttgccattttaacagaCTATTCCTTTATGGCGTTTAAAGTACAAGAGACTGATTTCTCTTATAAATTAGTATGTGGGAAAATATCTGCAGTGTTTTCCTGGACACTCGTTTTTAATACTCTACAGCCTTCCCACTcctgaaaacaggaaacaaaaaaacctcagagAAGGTCTACCtgtttatatgttaatatttgtttGAAAAGAAGCATGGTTTGCAAACCACTGAATTATTAAAAAGGAACATGTATTGGTTATGCCATTAGCAATTATGTTTGGGTTCAGGCCTCAGAGTGCATCTGTGTGGCAGTGGTTTGTTTGGAAGAGTGATACTGGACTTTAGTTGGTTTTCTTTGCAGAGGTGGTACTGTATGCGTGAGGTGGAGGTAGAGATAAAGCTAGTTGTAGTTGAGGGGAGAGGTTTGGAGGGACAGGAGTGTAGAGAAATGGTATGTTAAAGTGAAATTACTCATTaattgaaggaaagaaagaacttcCATGGGTCCATTTATTCTCATTGCTTAGCACCAAAAGTTGTTAATCAGAttaagggctttttaaaaaaaaaagtatctgtggAAAAAACATGTACATAAAACAACACAGTGCTAATTGTAAGTCAATTTCATATGACTAGAGAATTACTGTtgagtattttctcattttaacagCCATTTGGAATGaggaatgtatttttctttgtgtacagttttttaaaagtggCCAGATTTTCTTGGCCAATCTCCAGAACTTGTTTTAGTATcaaatattataaatgtataataaaagtCATGTGATATTCCCTTTTATATATCAGTGCATTAAGATGTAAATATCATACTTCAGTAATTATTCAGGAATTCCCACTTTTTTGAGATACATTTAACTGAGAAAGACAGAACATTAAATAAGAAATAGCATTATCATATTAGATAAACATTAAGTTTGACTGGAAAACTGTGAGATAAAAGGTTGAGTTTTTCATAGGTTCTCTGTCagtattttggaaaacagaattatataatattacttttgtttcttaaaatgagaaatagaCAGTCTTACTACTTTCTCTGTTAcagtaatatttgtctttctgcttaTGAATATGTTACCATTATACATTTGACACCCTTGATGTCTTTTTACTTCTGCTACCTAGAcctattaatatatacatatatttgctaataatgcatatatacatttgtatacacatatacatttataaatgtagCAGGATATTTTCATATACACGCGGATATTTTACCTTGAGAGCTCACTAAATTTTCCCATGTTAAGGGCCCTCATGGTCTTCTATATGGCTGTATTGCCATTTACTCAACCATTTCTTAATAGATGTTTAATTTTGCTATTACTAATACTCAGAAAACATCTTTGTACTTaaactttgtttccattttaggtTATTGCTATAGGATAGATTCCTAAATACAAATTTGCTAACTAAAGATCACAGATCATTTTAAGGTTTTTGATAATAAATCATCATTACTTAAAAGCTAATGATTGTGGTCTCTTGACTTACAGATTAAGTGGATTCTCACTGCTTTCAGCAACAAAATGTCTGAAATGTAccaaactttgtcttttttttggtctgtctTAATGTTTCTTTGTAATTCTAATGCTCAATACATCTTTTTCTAATTCTTGTATTTTTGTTGTCAATCAGTTTTTCATTATTGATCCCTTTAATAGCTATGGGCActtcagagaaagacacataccaaCGTTATTTGCATGTACAAAGGAGTCCatgatttttctgcatcccaTTCTTCGGCCTGTATCAGAAGGTCCATTGACTTCAAATAAACAGTCCCTTTTCTATAGTGTCTAGAAGTTAAATTGACATGGGTATTAAGAGCTAAGTAGATgaaacttttatatatttagataaagGTTATTTCTACTACATTATGGAATTTTAATTCTCCATATAActagattaataaataaatgtgctcATAAAAATCACTGATTGCTAGCATattctctttttatccttttttactgagactgtttctctctttttcacttaCCCCATAATTGCCATTCTCCATCTTTCTCCATGTTCATATTAATTTATAAGCCCACATTTAGCTTTTCTTAATACTTATTttcatatgtacatattttatgcATCTTGGTTTTCTCACTTGTTAATTCCTTGTAGAAATCTCTCCTAATTTTCTGGCTTAGA encodes the following:
- the TMEM106B gene encoding transmembrane protein 106B, producing the protein MGKSFSHLPLHSNKEDAYDGVTSTENMRNGLLNNEVHNEDGRGGDVSQFPYVEFTGRDSVTCPTCQGTGRIPRGQENQLVALIPYSDQRLRPRRTKLYVMASVFVCLLLSGLAVFFLFPRSIDVKYIGVKSAYVSYDVQKRTVYLNITNTLNITNNNYYSVEVENITAQVQFSKTVIGKARLNNITNIGPLDMKQIDYTVPTVIAEEMSYMYDFCTLISIKVHNIVLMMQVTVTTTYFGHSEQISQERYQYVDCGRNTTYQLGQSEYLNVLQPQQ